GAATGTGCTCTTCGATATCTGTGGCCGGGTCTCCGGCCTGTTAAAAGACGGTTACGACGTAGAGATATTCGAGATGCACCATCGGTGGAAAAAGGACGCACCCAGCGGATCGGCACTACGACTCAAGGATTCCATTGAGGCGGGAAATCCGCTACGGAAGTGGAACGAAGTCTACGGACGAAGTGGCATGACAGGCGAGCGAAGCCCGGAGGAGGTCGGCATCATGGCGCTGCGCGGCGGCGATGTGGTGGGCGATCATACGGTCTATTTCGCGGGCATGGGCGAACGCCTCGAATTTACCCATCGAGCCTTTTCACGGGACAATTTTGCAAGAGGGGCGCTGCGCGCGGCCAAGTGGCTCGTAGCCCAGCCACGGGGTGTATATTCGATGAAGGACGTGCTGGGATTATAGCCCGCTGCGATTTGATTCGTCCAGTGTGGCTTTACTCGTACACCGCCTCTATTTTGTCAACAGAACCGGACATCTGGAACCCTTGAGCACGTTACGGGCCACGCCGCCGATCAGGTATTTTGCGATGCCTGACCTCCCGAGCGAGGCGATCACAATCAGGTCGATCCCCTTTTCTTTTCCCTCTTTGAGTATTTCTTCGTACGGGACGCCTTCACGGATATTGGTTTCTGTATCCACCTCTCTTGCCTGCGGAAATTTGCCGAGCTGCTCCTGCAGTTTGTCTTTTGCGTCAGCTAAGTGAGTAGCCTTGATCTCCTGCCCCAATTCTATGGAAGCAAAATAATCGGCATATGCGTAGTGAATCTCCTGGTGAACAACGTGGAGGAGAAAGACCTTCGCGTGATATTGCTTGGCAATGTCGAGGGCCTGCGCTAATGCCTTGTCCGATGGTTCCGAGAAATCCGTTGGTACGAGGATCTTGGTTGGCATAAGCATCTTACATAACCTCCTTCCCCCCCTCTTAACGCACAACCGCTATCTCATATAATTATAGCAGCACTCAAGAACAT
The nucleotide sequence above comes from Syntrophorhabdaceae bacterium. Encoded proteins:
- the dapB gene encoding 4-hydroxy-tetrahydrodipicolinate reductase — translated: MPKLIITGASGKMGASVIKCALENEDFVIAGLVEAKNHPAIGRTVDITAGLAGGSLPILDDLEKIIDKGDVVIDFTEAKASFEHFRVAKKHGKAHIIGSTGFSEEALAEIRAAKDARIVISPNMSIGMNVLFDICGRVSGLLKDGYDVEIFEMHHRWKKDAPSGSALRLKDSIEAGNPLRKWNEVYGRSGMTGERSPEEVGIMALRGGDVVGDHTVYFAGMGERLEFTHRAFSRDNFARGALRAAKWLVAQPRGVYSMKDVLGL
- a CDS encoding universal stress protein, giving the protein MLMPTKILVPTDFSEPSDKALAQALDIAKQYHAKVFLLHVVHQEIHYAYADYFASIELGQEIKATHLADAKDKLQEQLGKFPQAREVDTETNIREGVPYEEILKEGKEKGIDLIVIASLGRSGIAKYLIGGVARNVLKGSRCPVLLTK